A genomic stretch from Solanum stenotomum isolate F172 chromosome 8, ASM1918654v1, whole genome shotgun sequence includes:
- the LOC125873811 gene encoding uncharacterized protein LOC125873811, which translates to MKGVMRFGKKGILSTRYIGPYKIIRRVGQVAYELELPQELSAVYLVFDVSMLRKCVGDPSYITPIEDVQVTGDLTYEEVQELVDLPNRKTGHPAAIGEFQVDSGHSESIAYTLVLFSS; encoded by the exons atgaaaggggtaatgagatttggtaaaaagggaatATTGAGTACACGCTACATAGGGCCATATAAGATTATTCGAAGAGTTGGCCAAGTTgcatatgagttagagctacctcaGGAGCTTTCAGCAGTTTATCTGGTGTTTGATGTCTCAATGCTTCGGAAGTGCGTAGGTGACCCATCCTATATCACTCCTATTGAAGATGTACAAGTTACAGGGGATCTCACCTATGAAGAA GTACAAGAgctagtagatctccccaatagGAAAACAGGACATCCAGCGGCTATTGGTGAGTTCCAGGTTGATTCGGGGCATTCCGAGTCTATAGCATATACTTTGGTATTGTTTAGTAGCTGA